One Bacteroidota bacterium genomic window carries:
- a CDS encoding SPOR domain-containing protein, which translates to MEISPNLSLLLFQHDCLIVPGLGGFVASYKSTEFNTQGQYINPARKTIAFNQNLNTNDGLLAHHIAQKANVGFNSALDKINAWVSGLHSKLQQGETITIEGIGSLKLNEEKRIVFTPIADANFLPETYGLGKLSLGNTVVKQAAVAPKAAKSEEPASSKAIVSEKSKQTQPAPTIKPPRQKRKTSLLRKVFVAVIILIVIAALAILPDFMYHAKISTGSIIPPNGVNTSRSSSDIETGQVQTAEVQKASPLHAESSEKNTDAQPRVDTITPKTSKTDSVYYIIAGAFKSESNARGLVNALEQKGYEPKIINLHGSSLYRVGYKQYISRNEAETHLDAVRSQENNSAAWVLAVKQ; encoded by the coding sequence ATGGAAATATCACCCAACTTAAGCCTCTTATTATTCCAGCACGATTGTTTAATTGTGCCGGGCTTGGGTGGTTTTGTCGCCTCGTATAAAAGTACTGAGTTCAATACTCAGGGGCAATACATCAATCCTGCCCGCAAAACTATAGCTTTCAATCAAAACCTTAATACTAACGACGGGTTGCTTGCCCATCACATTGCTCAAAAAGCAAACGTGGGTTTCAATTCGGCATTGGATAAGATAAACGCTTGGGTAAGCGGGTTGCACAGTAAGTTGCAACAAGGTGAAACGATAACCATTGAAGGAATCGGCTCATTAAAGCTGAACGAAGAAAAACGGATTGTATTCACTCCGATTGCTGATGCAAACTTTTTACCCGAAACGTATGGCTTAGGTAAATTATCGCTGGGTAATACTGTTGTAAAACAAGCAGCAGTGGCACCTAAAGCAGCAAAAAGCGAAGAGCCTGCTTCGTCTAAAGCAATCGTTTCTGAAAAGAGCAAACAAACACAGCCTGCACCCACTATAAAACCACCAAGGCAAAAACGCAAAACATCATTGTTGCGTAAGGTATTTGTGGCTGTTATCATATTGATAGTTATTGCGGCATTGGCCATCCTTCCGGATTTTATGTACCATGCCAAAATAAGCACAGGCAGTATTATTCCTCCTAATGGGGTAAATACATCCCGATCTTCATCCGATATTGAAACAGGGCAGGTGCAAACTGCTGAAGTACAAAAGGCAAGCCCTTTGCACGCTGAAAGTTCAGAAAAAAATACAGATGCACAACCTCGTGTAGATACTATTACTCCCAAAACGTCTAAAACCGATTCGGTTTACTATATTATTGCGGGTGCCTTTAAAAGCGAAAGCAATGCCCGAGGCCTTGTAAATGCGTTGGAACAAAAAGGTTATGAGCCAAAAATCATAAACCTTCATGGTTCTTCGTTATACAGAGTAGGGTATAAGCAATACATTTCGCGCAATGAGGCTGAAACCCACCTTGATGCCGTGCGCAGCCAAGAGAACAACAGCGCCGCATGGGTGTTGGCAGTTAAACAATAA
- a CDS encoding MotA/TolQ/ExbB proton channel family protein yields the protein MLLQIVQDSAAGLTDASAAPQQQAQLDYFELALKGGIIMIPIVILLVMALYITIERWLTIGKAGKVDPNFMANVKDMVANGNIAGAKNLCQRASTPIARMLEKGISRIGKPMKNIEVSIENTGKLEIYKLEKGLATLATVSGAAPMLGFLGTVTGMVTAFFDMAKSGNNVEINTLAGGIYEALVTTIAGLIVGIFAYIAYNMLTASIERVVHRMEAAAVEFLDLLQEPA from the coding sequence ATGCTTTTACAAATAGTACAGGACAGCGCGGCCGGTTTGACCGACGCATCAGCAGCACCCCAACAACAAGCTCAACTTGATTATTTTGAACTTGCGCTAAAGGGCGGTATCATTATGATACCCATTGTTATTCTTTTGGTAATGGCCCTTTACATCACCATCGAACGTTGGCTCACCATTGGCAAAGCGGGCAAAGTTGACCCTAACTTTATGGCTAATGTAAAAGACATGGTTGCCAATGGTAATATTGCAGGTGCTAAAAACCTGTGCCAGCGTGCATCAACCCCTATTGCTCGTATGCTTGAAAAAGGTATCTCACGCATAGGCAAGCCTATGAAAAACATTGAGGTATCTATAGAAAACACAGGAAAACTTGAAATTTATAAACTTGAAAAAGGCTTGGCTACCCTTGCTACTGTTTCGGGTGCCGCCCCCATGCTTGGGTTTTTGGGTACTGTAACAGGTATGGTTACCGCCTTTTTTGATATGGCAAAATCGGGTAACAACGTTGAAATTAACACCCTAGCAGGTGGTATTTACGAGGCGTTGGTTACCACCATTGCGGGACTTATTGTAGGAATTTTTGCTTACATCGCTTACAATATGCTTACTGCATCTATTGAGCGTGTAGTGCACCGCATGGAAGCAGCAGCCGTTGAATTTTTAGATTTATTACAAGAGCCTGCCTAA
- a CDS encoding biopolymer transporter ExbD — MDFKRKSKISTEFSLASMSDMIFLLLIFFLITSTMVSPNGVKIVLPKAGVQAPVKQNVVVSVKPDLTIYINQEQTTIDRLPSQLQTELSGQQDPVVAIAADKTVPYEHVMEVIKVATKLKYKILLKTDKE; from the coding sequence ATGGATTTTAAACGAAAAAGCAAAATATCAACAGAATTCAGCCTCGCTTCTATGAGCGACATGATATTCTTGTTGCTGATATTTTTCCTTATTACCTCCACGATGGTAAGCCCTAACGGGGTTAAAATTGTACTGCCTAAAGCAGGTGTACAGGCTCCGGTGAAGCAAAACGTAGTTGTAAGTGTAAAACCTGATTTAACCATTTACATTAATCAGGAACAAACCACAATCGACCGTTTACCTTCACAACTCCAAACGGAATTAAGTGGTCAGCAAGACCCTGTAGTAGCCATCGCGGCTGATAAAACCGTCCCTTATGAACACGTGATGGAAGTAATAAAAGTGGCTACTAAGCTAAAATACAAGATATTACTTAAAACCGATAAAGAATAA
- a CDS encoding bifunctional folylpolyglutamate synthase/dihydrofolate synthase — translation MDYKQTLDYMYAQLPMFTRIGAAALKPDLTNTLALCEALGNPHKKFKTIHIAGTNGKGSTSHMLASILQAAGYKTGLHTSPHLKDFRERTRVNGQMMPEDFVIRFVEENNTLFETIKPSFFEMTVAMCFDYFAKQQVDIAIIETGLGGRLDSTNIILPQLSVITNIGWDHTDLLGDTLAKIAFEKAGIIKPNTPVVIGESDAETAPVFINKATEENAPIVFADAQLQLQNFDNRGDVAVFDVWQNNQVLFSGVECDLTGIYQKKNITTVLAAVLQLQEQGWEITEAHIRQGLQSVKSSTGLMGRWQKLSDNPLTYADTGHNLNGIQEVLKQISLTPHNQLHIVWGMVKDKDITKVLGLLPQKAHYYFCNAQLPRALPAAEMQQQATAFGLQGNHYSTVAEALKAAQTTAQQGDLVFVGGSTFVVAEVV, via the coding sequence ATGGACTACAAGCAAACGCTTGATTATATGTATGCGCAGTTGCCAATGTTTACCCGCATCGGAGCTGCTGCACTTAAACCTGATTTAACCAATACCCTTGCTTTGTGCGAGGCATTGGGCAATCCCCACAAAAAATTTAAGACTATACACATCGCGGGCACCAACGGAAAAGGTTCTACCTCGCACATGCTGGCTTCGATATTACAGGCCGCAGGGTACAAAACAGGTCTGCATACCTCTCCCCACTTAAAAGACTTTAGGGAGCGAACCCGGGTGAACGGGCAAATGATGCCTGAAGATTTTGTAATCCGCTTTGTAGAAGAAAACAATACACTGTTCGAAACCATTAAACCTTCGTTTTTTGAAATGACGGTAGCCATGTGTTTTGATTACTTTGCTAAACAGCAGGTGGATATCGCCATTATTGAAACAGGCTTGGGTGGCAGGTTAGATTCTACCAACATTATTCTACCCCAACTTTCTGTGATTACCAATATCGGCTGGGACCATACCGATTTATTGGGCGATACACTTGCCAAAATTGCCTTTGAAAAGGCAGGGATTATAAAACCTAATACTCCCGTAGTGATAGGGGAGAGCGACGCAGAAACAGCCCCTGTTTTTATAAATAAGGCAACAGAAGAAAATGCACCCATCGTGTTTGCCGATGCACAACTGCAACTTCAAAACTTTGATAATAGGGGGGATGTCGCCGTGTTTGATGTGTGGCAAAACAATCAAGTATTGTTTAGTGGGGTTGAGTGTGATTTAACAGGCATCTACCAAAAGAAAAACATTACCACAGTGTTGGCTGCCGTATTACAGTTGCAGGAACAAGGGTGGGAAATCACAGAGGCACACATACGGCAAGGGCTTCAATCAGTAAAAAGTAGTACAGGATTAATGGGACGTTGGCAAAAACTGTCTGACAATCCACTAACCTATGCCGATACCGGCCATAACCTGAATGGAATTCAGGAAGTATTGAAACAAATATCCCTCACTCCCCATAATCAACTGCACATTGTTTGGGGCATGGTAAAGGATAAGGACATTACCAAAGTGCTGGGCTTACTTCCTCAAAAGGCCCATTACTATTTCTGTAATGCGCAATTACCCCGTGCACTTCCAGCCGCTGAAATGCAACAACAGGCAACAGCGTTTGGGTTACAGGGTAATCATTATTCCACTGTGGCAGAAGCTCTAAAGGCAGCGCAAACCACTGCCCAACAAGGTGATTTAGTGTTTGTTGGTGGCAGTACCTTTGTGGTGGCTGAGGTGGTATAA
- a CDS encoding tetratricopeptide repeat protein, protein MFKKGIILAVGLGLWLPAVLWGQKTAAVSDPVNLYNHGIELYDKEKYGSAIQEFEEFLKLTRDRELAISAKYYVAVSSLLLENDGAEERLEAFIDAHPNHIKTQLAHFQLGRHYYNTGKYNKVVPELKKTNDEALTIDESLEYHFMLGYSNFKRAKWEEAIPEFKITANDPTKYYYPSHYYLGYIALKENRFNEALTHFEKVKDSKVYGPEIPLYIAMIYFGGGQYKQVLEITDTMKSNVNQREIGWMRGQCYYQLDQFDKALPLLEEHQPQLSKMTPNDRYILGYAYYANKKYDKAYQEFTLINRTKDTITQYAYYNAAECFLHLDRKTNARDAFLQASLLPYNAKLKERSAFNYAKLSYDLGFNSEALTAIGKFLKDFPKSELLTEAKTLQGEVLLVNKNYKEAIEVLETITKMNEQTQRVYQQITFYYALQLLEDGWENSNNSVGFLDKSKKYPLDSKLNALADFWKGEIAYNNGKYWDCIKYTREFLKYSAADNTDVYDAAHYNMGYSYIKIANEDNNAPDLLTHYGKAAESFKTFTQSVKYVNQQQPRYLDGMTRLADCYFIQKKYDDALEAYNFIITKSAPNSDYGYFQKGMIFGLQGKDELKISTLKKVPGQFPKSELVDAALFEIAMVHLNMNNFAEAERGFGYLLGENPNGAYAVKCRLRLGILHYQQNRNDKAIEDLKVIIENYSSYPEYNEASQVLEEIYRSKGQVEEFFDYMATKGKKRYKDSYRDSAMYETALSRYQDDNCPDAIKEFAKYLKAFPQGLYSVEANYYKANCENKQKNFDAALEGYLYVLDKKRYEFAEPSTRWAATIYYLKKDYANALPLYEKLEDLAREKDNMLVSLLGQMRCSYYLNLDDKTLAYSKKLLAYEKVTREGIIEANLYLLRLNLKKSQWQEAEDAAKEVLKLTDNQYGAEAKYSIAVVQYNKSRAADAEKTIMEVVKNFASYDYWKAKALLLQVEIHVDRKELFQARAILKSIIDGYEDQEDGIVEEAKTILEDIGEE, encoded by the coding sequence ATGTTTAAGAAGGGAATAATTTTAGCAGTAGGGTTAGGTTTGTGGCTGCCGGCAGTACTTTGGGGTCAGAAAACCGCTGCGGTGAGCGACCCCGTGAATTTGTACAACCACGGGATAGAGTTGTATGACAAAGAAAAATACGGCAGTGCCATACAAGAGTTTGAGGAGTTTTTAAAACTGACTCGCGACCGTGAGCTTGCCATTAGCGCAAAGTATTACGTGGCAGTTTCATCGTTGTTGCTTGAGAACGATGGGGCAGAAGAGCGGTTGGAGGCATTTATAGATGCACACCCCAATCATATCAAAACACAGCTGGCACATTTTCAATTGGGTCGCCATTACTACAACACCGGTAAATACAACAAAGTAGTGCCTGAGTTGAAGAAGACCAACGACGAGGCACTTACCATTGATGAAAGTTTGGAGTACCATTTTATGCTGGGCTACAGCAATTTTAAACGTGCCAAATGGGAAGAAGCCATTCCGGAGTTTAAGATAACTGCCAACGACCCCACCAAATACTATTATCCGAGTCATTATTATTTAGGTTATATAGCTCTTAAGGAAAACAGGTTTAACGAAGCCCTTACCCATTTTGAAAAGGTGAAAGACTCTAAAGTGTACGGGCCTGAAATTCCGCTTTACATTGCCATGATATACTTTGGCGGCGGTCAATACAAGCAAGTGCTTGAGATTACCGACACTATGAAGAGCAATGTGAACCAAAGGGAGATTGGCTGGATGCGCGGCCAATGCTATTACCAGCTTGACCAGTTTGACAAAGCCTTGCCATTGTTGGAAGAACACCAGCCCCAACTTTCAAAAATGACGCCTAACGACCGTTATATCTTGGGCTATGCGTATTACGCTAATAAGAAGTACGATAAGGCTTATCAAGAATTTACACTAATTAACCGTACAAAAGATACCATTACCCAATATGCGTATTACAATGCAGCCGAGTGTTTCTTACACCTCGACCGTAAAACCAATGCAAGGGATGCTTTTTTGCAAGCCTCGTTATTACCCTACAATGCAAAACTTAAAGAACGTTCGGCGTTTAATTATGCCAAACTTAGCTACGATTTGGGCTTTAACAGCGAAGCGTTAACGGCCATCGGTAAGTTTTTAAAAGACTTCCCTAAATCAGAATTGCTTACCGAAGCAAAAACCTTGCAAGGTGAAGTATTGCTGGTAAACAAAAACTACAAAGAAGCCATTGAGGTATTGGAAACCATTACCAAAATGAACGAGCAAACCCAACGTGTGTATCAGCAAATAACCTTTTACTATGCGTTGCAATTGCTTGAGGACGGATGGGAAAACTCAAACAACTCGGTTGGGTTCTTAGATAAATCAAAGAAATATCCGTTGGATAGCAAGCTAAATGCCCTTGCTGATTTTTGGAAAGGGGAGATAGCCTATAACAATGGAAAGTATTGGGATTGTATTAAATACACCCGCGAGTTTTTAAAATACAGTGCTGCCGATAACACCGATGTTTACGATGCCGCCCACTACAACATGGGGTATTCATACATTAAAATAGCCAACGAGGATAACAATGCCCCCGATTTGCTTACCCACTATGGTAAAGCAGCCGAAAGCTTTAAAACCTTCACACAATCGGTTAAATATGTAAACCAACAACAACCCCGCTATTTAGACGGAATGACCCGCTTAGCCGATTGTTATTTTATACAAAAGAAGTACGACGATGCGTTGGAGGCCTATAACTTTATCATCACCAAATCAGCACCCAATAGCGATTACGGATATTTTCAGAAAGGGATGATTTTTGGATTACAGGGTAAAGACGAACTTAAAATATCTACCCTGAAAAAGGTACCCGGCCAGTTCCCTAAATCAGAATTGGTGGATGCTGCCTTGTTTGAAATAGCAATGGTGCACCTGAACATGAACAATTTTGCCGAGGCCGAACGTGGCTTCGGGTATTTATTGGGCGAAAACCCTAACGGTGCGTATGCCGTTAAATGTCGTTTGCGTTTGGGTATACTGCACTATCAGCAAAACCGAAACGATAAGGCCATCGAAGATTTGAAGGTGATTATTGAAAATTACAGCAGCTATCCTGAGTATAACGAAGCATCGCAAGTGCTGGAAGAAATATACCGCAGCAAAGGCCAAGTAGAGGAGTTTTTTGATTACATGGCTACCAAAGGTAAGAAACGTTATAAAGACAGTTACCGCGACAGCGCGATGTATGAAACTGCTCTTAGCCGTTACCAAGATGATAACTGCCCTGATGCGATAAAAGAATTTGCCAAATACCTGAAAGCCTTTCCACAAGGGTTGTATTCAGTTGAGGCTAACTACTACAAAGCCAACTGTGAGAACAAACAAAAGAACTTTGATGCAGCGCTTGAAGGCTATTTATATGTGCTGGATAAAAAACGGTACGAGTTTGCCGAACCCTCTACCCGTTGGGCGGCTACTATATATTATCTGAAAAAGGATTATGCCAATGCGCTGCCTTTGTACGAAAAACTGGAAGACCTTGCCCGCGAGAAAGACAATATGCTGGTGAGTCTTTTAGGACAAATGCGTTGCAGTTATTACCTGAACCTTGATGATAAAACCCTAGCCTACAGCAAAAAACTGCTGGCCTATGAAAAAGTAACCCGCGAGGGAATAATAGAGGCCAACTTGTACTTGTTGCGTCTTAACCTGAAAAAATCACAATGGCAAGAAGCAGAGGATGCAGCCAAAGAAGTGCTGAAACTTACCGACAACCAATACGGTGCCGAAGCTAAATACAGTATTGCAGTAGTGCAGTATAATAAAAGCCGTGCTGCCGATGCAGAGAAAACCATTATGGAAGTGGTGAAAAACTTTGCATCGTACGATTATTGGAAGGCTAAAGCATTGCTGCTACAAGTTGAAATACATGTGGACAGGAAGGAACTTTTCCAAGCGAGGGCGATACTAAAAAGTATAATCGACGGTTACGAAGACCAAGAAGACGGTATTGTTGAAGAAGCAAAAACCATTTTGGAGGATATTGGCGAAGAATAG
- a CDS encoding c-type cytochrome → MRKLQKSWLLLKDVVTTRVLGNFGNRLYKVMNLRTLIKKLTSALTVLLAVVLFAPTAYADGNVETGKKLFEENCTSCHFFGRDGQGPALKDVTTRRPEAWLKQWIKQADKMIDAGDPVGKQLKEKFGVVMTNFEWMTDAQIGDIIAYLKTNPTDLPGGGGDEKKEDGPKPPINPDNPDVKDKEATSSVKSLINFLIVLILIAVLIIMGAVFNVLGLISRYTGIPFSNPHRINAWLMIVFMVVGLGATFWEFKVHGKFALIDNAASEHGASVDSMLMTTLYITGFVFVVTQIALFVFAFMYRHKPGRKALFYPHNNMLEYIWTIIPAIALTVLVINGFTKWSSITKKAPENAETVEVFAYQFGWNVRYAGADKKLGEFSFNLISGTNPLGLGVEDQYTKLKAEVDTNLAKNEDLYKRMQTIPDPTSEEKEEMAGLVQKIRLQKAHLSRLAALEGDKKMFNKTADDDLVLKEIVLVKNKPIHFVFRARDVIHSAYSPHFRMQMNCVPGMPTTFWFTPTKTTAEMRGILEDPKFDYYLYCAKICGAAHYNMKIKIRVVETEAEYQKWIAEQKPAFAPAAEAVPANAPAPADTDTTKTQVMALNAK, encoded by the coding sequence TTGCGCAAGCTCCAAAAATCGTGGTTATTGCTAAAAGATGTAGTAACTACAAGGGTTTTAGGCAACTTTGGTAATCGCTTATATAAAGTAATGAACCTCAGAACACTCATTAAAAAACTAACCTCGGCACTTACTGTACTACTAGCCGTTGTATTATTCGCCCCCACAGCATACGCTGATGGTAATGTAGAAACGGGCAAGAAATTGTTTGAAGAAAACTGTACTTCATGCCACTTTTTTGGTAGGGACGGTCAAGGCCCTGCTCTGAAAGACGTGACCACACGTAGGCCGGAAGCATGGTTAAAACAATGGATTAAGCAAGCCGATAAAATGATTGACGCTGGCGACCCCGTTGGTAAACAATTAAAAGAAAAGTTCGGGGTTGTGATGACCAACTTTGAGTGGATGACTGATGCTCAAATTGGCGATATCATCGCTTACTTGAAGACTAATCCTACGGATCTTCCTGGCGGTGGTGGTGATGAAAAAAAGGAGGATGGACCGAAACCCCCAATCAATCCAGATAATCCTGATGTTAAAGATAAAGAAGCCACCAGCAGTGTAAAAAGCCTTATCAACTTTTTGATAGTGCTGATACTTATTGCGGTACTTATTATAATGGGTGCTGTATTTAATGTATTAGGGCTTATCAGCCGTTATACAGGCATACCTTTCTCAAACCCTCACAGAATCAACGCTTGGTTGATGATTGTGTTTATGGTTGTGGGCTTGGGTGCTACCTTCTGGGAATTTAAAGTTCACGGTAAATTTGCCTTGATAGATAATGCTGCTTCTGAGCATGGTGCTTCGGTTGATAGTATGTTGATGACCACCTTATACATAACAGGTTTTGTGTTTGTAGTAACACAAATTGCCCTGTTTGTATTTGCGTTTATGTATCGTCACAAACCAGGCCGTAAAGCGTTGTTCTACCCTCACAACAATATGTTGGAGTATATCTGGACTATCATCCCTGCAATAGCACTTACCGTGTTGGTAATTAACGGTTTCACCAAATGGTCGTCAATTACCAAAAAAGCTCCTGAGAATGCTGAAACCGTTGAGGTATTTGCTTACCAATTCGGCTGGAACGTTCGTTATGCAGGTGCCGATAAAAAATTGGGCGAATTCAGCTTTAACCTTATTTCAGGTACCAACCCGCTAGGTTTGGGTGTTGAAGACCAATATACTAAACTAAAAGCCGAGGTTGATACTAACCTTGCTAAAAACGAAGATCTTTACAAGCGTATGCAAACCATACCTGATCCAACTTCTGAAGAAAAAGAAGAGATGGCCGGTTTGGTACAAAAAATACGTTTGCAAAAAGCTCACCTATCACGTTTGGCCGCTTTAGAAGGCGACAAAAAGATGTTTAACAAAACAGCTGACGATGACTTGGTGTTGAAAGAAATAGTATTGGTTAAAAACAAACCTATCCACTTTGTATTCCGTGCCCGCGATGTAATACACAGTGCTTACTCACCTCACTTCCGTATGCAGATGAACTGCGTACCCGGTATGCCAACTACTTTCTGGTTTACCCCTACTAAAACTACTGCCGAAATGCGCGGTATTTTGGAAGACCCTAAATTTGATTACTACTTGTATTGTGCCAAAATATGCGGTGCTGCCCACTATAACATGAAGATTAAAATACGTGTGGTTGAAACTGAGGCAGAATACCAAAAATGGATTGCAGAACAAAAACCTGCATTTGCTCCAGCTGCTGAGGCAGTACCTGCAAACGCACCTGCACCTGCTGATACAGATACTACCAAAACACAGGTAATGGCTTTGAACGCCAAGTAA
- a CDS encoding cytochrome c oxidase subunit I: protein MDHKMISKQFLVTGIIMGFIGMFMSVLFRLQLAWPDETFPFLETILGKWGKGGRIDAGFYMGLVTIHGTIMVFYVLTAGLSGTFSNLLIPLQVGARDMASPFMNMLSYWFFFMSSVVLVISVFVGSGPASGGWTIYPPLSANEIFMSGSGLGMTLWLIAIVLFIVSSLLGGINYIATVLNMRTKGMSMNRLPLTIWAFFLTAVLGLLSFPVLLSAGLLLIFDRSFGTSFYLSDIWANGLGALDNIGGSPILFQHLFWFLGHPEVYIILMPALGITSEVIATNARKPIFGYTAMIISLLGIAFLSFLVWGHHMFITGMNPFLGEVFMILTLIIAVPSAVKTFNYLATLWRGNIHFTPGMLFGIGLVSLFITGGLTGIWLGNATLDINLHDTYFVVAHFHLVMGSAAIFGMLAGIYHWFPRMYGRMMNNTLGYVHFWLTFAAAYMVFFPMHFMGMAGVPRRYAFFNLMPEFAQWQNVNEFITIAAILASIAQVIFLYNFVRSIFWGKKAEQNPWKSNTLEWTAPVKHVHGNWPGEIPTVYRWPYDYSRPDAEQDFIPQNVPDEGQLEPIEHTETAPIHNANAPETSHESTESKVLFAVLRRWFSFR, encoded by the coding sequence ATGGACCATAAAATGATCTCAAAGCAATTCCTTGTAACAGGGATTATTATGGGTTTCATTGGTATGTTCATGTCCGTATTGTTCAGGCTTCAACTTGCTTGGCCTGATGAAACCTTCCCATTCCTAGAAACCATTTTGGGTAAATGGGGTAAAGGAGGTCGTATCGACGCAGGCTTTTATATGGGTTTGGTTACCATACACGGTACCATCATGGTATTTTATGTACTTACAGCCGGTCTAAGCGGTACTTTTAGTAACCTTCTTATTCCATTGCAGGTAGGTGCACGTGATATGGCATCGCCCTTTATGAATATGTTATCATACTGGTTCTTCTTCATGTCGAGCGTAGTGTTGGTAATTTCAGTATTCGTAGGTTCAGGTCCTGCATCAGGTGGTTGGACAATCTACCCTCCGTTGAGTGCCAATGAGATATTCATGTCGGGTTCAGGTTTGGGTATGACGTTGTGGCTGATAGCTATTGTGTTGTTTATCGTATCATCACTATTGGGTGGTATTAACTACATCGCTACAGTGCTAAACATGCGTACCAAAGGTATGAGCATGAACCGTCTGCCACTTACTATTTGGGCATTTTTCTTAACTGCGGTACTTGGTTTGCTTTCATTCCCTGTACTACTTAGCGCAGGTTTACTATTGATATTCGACCGTAGCTTCGGTACCAGCTTCTACTTGTCTGATATTTGGGCAAACGGTTTAGGAGCTTTGGATAACATTGGCGGTAGCCCTATTTTGTTCCAACACTTGTTCTGGTTCTTAGGTCACCCTGAAGTATATATCATTTTGATGCCTGCTTTGGGTATCACTTCTGAAGTAATTGCAACCAATGCCCGCAAGCCAATCTTTGGTTACACCGCGATGATTATATCATTGTTGGGTATTGCGTTCCTTTCATTCCTTGTATGGGGTCACCACATGTTTATCACAGGTATGAACCCATTCTTGGGCGAAGTATTTATGATATTGACGTTGATTATCGCTGTGCCTTCAGCTGTTAAAACCTTTAACTACTTAGCTACATTGTGGCGCGGTAATATCCACTTCACCCCCGGTATGTTGTTTGGTATCGGTTTGGTGTCGTTGTTTATCACCGGTGGTTTAACAGGTATTTGGTTGGGTAACGCAACCCTTGACATTAACTTGCACGATACTTATTTCGTAGTTGCCCACTTCCACTTGGTAATGGGTAGTGCTGCTATATTTGGTATGTTGGCCGGTATTTACCACTGGTTCCCACGTATGTATGGCCGTATGATGAACAATACCTTGGGTTATGTTCACTTTTGGTTAACATTTGCAGCAGCATACATGGTATTTTTCCCAATGCACTTTATGGGTATGGCCGGTGTACCTCGTCGTTATGCATTCTTTAACCTAATGCCTGAGTTTGCACAATGGCAAAACGTTAACGAGTTTATAACCATCGCTGCTATATTGGCTTCTATCGCTCAGGTGATTTTCTTGTACAACTTTGTACGTTCAATCTTCTGGGGTAAGAAAGCAGAGCAAAACCCATGGAAATCAAACACTCTTGAGTGGACTGCTCCTGTTAAACACGTTCACGGTAACTGGCCCGGTGAAATACCAACCGTTTACCGTTGGCCTTATGATTACAGCAGGCCTGATGCTGAGCAGGATTTTATCCCTCAAAACGTGCCTGATGAAGGACAGCTTGAGCCTATTGAACATACTGAAACTGCTCCGATACACAATGCTAACGCACCTGAAACTTCACACGAAAGCACCGAATCTAAAGTATTGTTTGCAGTACTAAGAAGGTGGTTTAGTTTCAGATAA